In one window of Protaetiibacter larvae DNA:
- a CDS encoding FadR/GntR family transcriptional regulator: MTDSDGLASMLADGLGVVPRESVVSSVARKLLDQLTTGRVPPGTRLPSERQLAASLQVGRSAVREAIAVLDVLGIVDIRPGSGTYLRGSSSDMLPRTINWGLMLAQPRTHDLVEMRQYLEILSARLAAERATDEAIAQIEQRVQEMKRVSGDVSKYVDADVAFHLEVAHAANNSVLSDILHSVRELLHVWVERTSQDRSSAAASAEEHATVYRAIASRDPDAAEAAMREHMVTASARLRDSLGEDA, encoded by the coding sequence GTGACGGACAGCGATGGGCTCGCGAGCATGCTTGCCGACGGACTCGGCGTCGTTCCCCGCGAGTCGGTCGTCAGCTCGGTGGCGCGCAAGCTGCTCGACCAGCTGACCACGGGGCGCGTCCCTCCGGGAACCCGGCTGCCCTCCGAGCGGCAGTTGGCGGCGAGCCTCCAGGTGGGGCGCTCGGCCGTGCGTGAGGCGATCGCGGTGCTCGATGTGCTGGGGATCGTCGACATCCGTCCGGGTTCCGGCACCTACCTGCGCGGCAGCAGCTCCGACATGCTTCCCCGCACCATCAACTGGGGGCTCATGCTGGCGCAACCGCGCACCCATGACCTGGTGGAGATGCGCCAGTACCTCGAGATCCTCTCCGCGCGACTCGCCGCCGAGCGGGCGACCGACGAGGCGATCGCCCAGATCGAACAGCGCGTGCAGGAGATGAAGCGGGTCTCGGGCGACGTGTCCAAGTACGTCGACGCCGACGTGGCCTTCCACCTCGAGGTGGCGCACGCGGCCAACAACTCGGTGCTGAGCGACATCCTGCACAGCGTCCGCGAGCTGCTGCACGTCTGGGTCGAGCGCACGAGTCAGGATCGCTCCTCGGCGGCGGCGAGCGCGGAAGAGCATGCCACGGTCTACCGCGCGATCGCGAGCCGGGATCCCGATGCCGCCGAGGCGGCGATGCGCGAGCACATGGTCACCGCGAGCGCTCGATTGAGGGACTCGCTCGGCGAAGACGCCTGA
- a CDS encoding aldose 1-epimerase family protein, which produces MTMRSDLPRLHPSSELFAAVGAARQSMAAELVTHADGPERGVRSALLQNDRVSLEVVVDRALDIAAARIDGVPVAWRPPMGIVGPWYVENRGFGPQRTFLGGLLTTCGLDHVGAPRERSAERFGYAARTIDEFPQHGRISGTPAHLTGYGVQLDPDGSPVAVVEGEIAQVSLFGEHLVLRRRVSLAYGSTTIRIDDTVTNEGYASSPLAVLYHVNVGWPVLAPGAQVLIDGVRRRGVGDGSTVPAPERGRPERSWLYIAAADDAGRASASVRNPRIDGAGAGGVRVGWNAEVMPTVTHWESANTAGHYAVGLEPSTTLPSGPPGERRFPLIEPGERVPLGIEIELSLGAAD; this is translated from the coding sequence ATGACGATGAGAAGCGACCTCCCCCGACTGCACCCGTCCTCCGAGCTGTTCGCGGCGGTCGGCGCGGCGCGCCAGAGCATGGCCGCCGAGCTCGTGACCCACGCGGACGGCCCCGAACGCGGAGTGCGGAGCGCGTTGCTGCAGAACGACCGCGTGTCGCTCGAGGTCGTGGTCGATCGCGCCCTCGACATCGCCGCGGCCCGCATCGACGGGGTTCCCGTGGCGTGGCGGCCGCCCATGGGCATCGTCGGCCCGTGGTACGTCGAGAACCGCGGGTTCGGTCCGCAGCGCACCTTCCTCGGCGGGCTGCTCACGACCTGCGGACTCGATCACGTGGGCGCGCCGCGCGAGCGTTCCGCGGAGCGATTCGGATACGCCGCACGCACGATCGACGAGTTCCCCCAGCACGGGCGCATCAGCGGCACCCCCGCGCACCTCACCGGCTACGGCGTCCAGCTCGATCCGGACGGCAGCCCCGTGGCCGTGGTCGAGGGCGAGATCGCCCAGGTGTCGCTCTTCGGCGAGCACCTCGTCCTGCGCAGGCGCGTGAGCCTCGCCTACGGATCGACCACCATCCGGATCGACGACACCGTCACGAACGAGGGATACGCGAGCAGTCCCCTCGCCGTGCTCTATCACGTGAACGTCGGCTGGCCGGTCCTCGCACCGGGCGCCCAGGTGCTCATCGACGGAGTGCGGCGCCGCGGCGTCGGCGACGGCTCGACCGTCCCCGCCCCGGAACGCGGTCGCCCGGAGCGAAGCTGGTTGTACATCGCGGCCGCGGACGACGCGGGCCGCGCCTCCGCGTCGGTGCGGAACCCGCGCATCGACGGTGCCGGCGCGGGCGGCGTGCGCGTGGGGTGGAACGCCGAGGTGATGCCCACCGTCACGCACTGGGAGTCCGCGAACACCGCGGGGCACTACGCGGTCGGCCTCGAACCCTCGACGACGCTTCCCAGCGGCCCCCCGGGGGAACGCCGCTTCCCGCTCATCGAGCCGGGCGAGCGCGTCCCGCTCGGCATCGAGATCGAGCTCTCGCTCGGCGCAGCCGACTGA
- a CDS encoding lactonase family protein, whose translation MRFHVGSYSRRSPWAAAPDGHGEGIALAELSEESGALELVEFRFDDNPAYIDTDPRAARLWTVTELETGGALHGYEVDADGTLGRRTGVDTGADAPCHVTADLVHDLAYVAHYQGARFSVLALDDGLPASLVEVHEMPGVVAGVDRRDARPRPHSSLVIGDHVLMADCGRDSLLLFRIHGRGADARLSLAAELALPERTGPRHLAAGRGGIVYVSNQNTPGISVIEVTVGADPALRVVQLVASPGLGRAAALTSEVAVHPTLPIVYLANRRDESLSVFDIVAEDGSLALRESVDVLGAWPRHFRVTPDGGFLLVANQNSDEVVSFAVDERGGLSWTGHRLGIPTPTMIRYW comes from the coding sequence ATGAGATTCCATGTCGGGTCCTACTCGCGCCGATCGCCGTGGGCCGCCGCCCCCGACGGGCACGGCGAGGGCATCGCCCTCGCCGAACTCTCCGAGGAATCGGGGGCGCTCGAGCTGGTCGAGTTCCGCTTCGACGACAACCCCGCCTACATCGACACCGATCCCCGCGCAGCTCGACTGTGGACGGTCACCGAGCTCGAGACGGGAGGCGCGCTGCACGGCTACGAGGTGGACGCCGATGGGACGCTGGGTCGCCGCACCGGTGTCGACACGGGGGCGGACGCTCCGTGCCACGTCACGGCGGACCTGGTGCACGACCTCGCCTACGTCGCCCACTACCAGGGCGCCCGCTTCTCGGTGCTCGCGCTGGACGACGGGCTGCCGGCGTCGCTCGTCGAGGTGCACGAGATGCCCGGTGTCGTCGCGGGCGTGGATCGCCGCGACGCTCGGCCTCGCCCCCACTCGAGCCTCGTCATCGGAGATCACGTGCTCATGGCGGACTGCGGGAGGGACAGCCTCCTGCTCTTCCGGATCCACGGGCGGGGAGCCGATGCGAGGCTGTCGCTCGCCGCCGAGCTGGCGCTCCCCGAGCGGACCGGCCCACGTCACCTGGCCGCCGGGCGGGGCGGGATCGTCTACGTCAGCAACCAGAACACCCCGGGGATCAGCGTCATCGAGGTGACGGTCGGAGCGGACCCCGCGTTGCGCGTCGTGCAGCTCGTGGCATCGCCGGGCCTCGGCCGCGCGGCCGCACTGACCTCCGAGGTGGCGGTCCACCCAACGCTCCCGATCGTCTATCTCGCCAATCGGCGGGACGAGTCGCTCTCGGTGTTTGACATCGTCGCCGAGGACGGCAGCCTCGCCCTCCGCGAATCCGTGGACGTGCTCGGGGCGTGGCCGCGCCACTTCCGCGTCACCCCCGACGGCGGCTTCCTCCTGGTGGCCAACCAGAACTCGGACGAGGTCGTGAGCTTCGCGGTCGACGAGCGAGGGGGCCTCTCCTGGACGGGGCATCGACTCGGCATCCCGACCCCGACGATGATCCGGTACTGGTGA
- a CDS encoding SRPBCC family protein, translating into MNRATEPSEHTVHVDAPPRAVFDHLRDPRNYVGLSPLVIEARDIRTDGGLLHYVAVERFRFLGFLRYDNRIAVTLRADDTDPERLVVSGDVDSPGKVQLAYAYEISPEGTGSRVVDRIAVTAPWGLRRFAAGRAGAVQLARGRILADRLAGATA; encoded by the coding sequence GTGAACCGCGCCACCGAGCCATCCGAGCACACCGTCCACGTCGACGCTCCCCCGCGCGCGGTGTTCGACCACCTGCGCGACCCGCGCAACTACGTGGGCCTGTCGCCGCTCGTGATCGAGGCGCGCGACATCCGCACCGACGGCGGCCTGCTGCACTATGTGGCCGTCGAGCGCTTCCGCTTCCTCGGGTTCCTGCGCTACGACAACCGCATCGCGGTCACGCTGCGCGCCGACGACACCGACCCCGAGCGACTCGTCGTGAGCGGCGACGTCGACAGCCCCGGCAAGGTGCAGCTCGCCTACGCCTACGAGATCAGCCCCGAGGGCACCGGATCGCGCGTCGTCGACCGGATCGCCGTCACGGCGCCGTGGGGCCTGCGCCGCTTCGCCGCCGGCCGGGCGGGCGCCGTCCAGCTCGCGCGCGGCCGCATCCTCGCGGATCGTCTCGCCGGCGCCACCGCCTGA
- a CDS encoding metal ABC transporter solute-binding protein, Zn/Mn family: MLRRPAPLAAALTLLVAAAALTGCATTPDAVDDGTIRIVASTNVYGDIARTIAGDDAEITSLIHDSAQDPHEFEATPRDALAVSQADIVIVNGGGYDDFMGSLLEQASSPVVLDAVELSGLDTEPADGEFNEHVWYHFDTVAAVADAIADAVAELEPAEADAAEARAAQFRTGLDALAARAADIAADHGGAGVAVTEPVPLYLLEAAGLENRTPSEFSEAVEEGTDAPALVLEAMIALVGDGSVALLAYNEQTVGPQTEQVLAAAQDAGTPVVSFTELLPDGEDYLSWMGANLDAVEAALAG, encoded by the coding sequence ATGCTTCGACGACCCGCACCCCTTGCCGCCGCCCTCACCCTCCTCGTGGCCGCCGCCGCCCTCACCGGCTGCGCGACGACCCCCGACGCCGTCGACGACGGCACCATCCGCATCGTCGCCTCCACGAACGTGTACGGCGACATCGCCCGCACCATCGCGGGCGACGACGCCGAGATCACCTCGCTCATCCACGACTCCGCCCAGGATCCGCACGAGTTCGAGGCCACGCCGCGCGACGCGCTCGCGGTGTCGCAGGCCGACATCGTGATCGTCAACGGCGGAGGCTACGACGACTTCATGGGCTCGCTGCTCGAGCAGGCGTCCTCGCCCGTCGTGCTCGACGCCGTCGAGCTCTCGGGGCTCGACACCGAGCCCGCCGACGGCGAGTTCAACGAGCACGTCTGGTACCACTTCGACACCGTGGCGGCCGTCGCCGACGCCATCGCGGATGCCGTCGCCGAACTCGAGCCGGCCGAGGCGGACGCCGCCGAGGCGCGCGCCGCCCAGTTCCGCACCGGTCTCGACGCGCTCGCCGCGCGGGCAGCCGACATCGCCGCCGACCACGGCGGGGCGGGGGTCGCGGTCACCGAACCCGTGCCGCTGTACCTGCTCGAGGCCGCCGGGCTCGAGAACCGCACCCCGAGCGAGTTCAGCGAGGCCGTCGAAGAGGGCACCGACGCACCCGCCCTCGTGCTCGAGGCGATGATCGCCCTCGTCGGCGACGGCAGCGTCGCCCTCCTCGCCTACAACGAGCAGACCGTCGGCCCGCAGACCGAGCAGGTGCTCGCCGCCGCCCAGGATGCCGGCACCCCGGTCGTGTCCTTCACGGAGCTGCTGCCCGACGGCGAGGACTACCTCTCCTGGATGGGCGCGAACCTCGACGCCGTGGAGGCGGCGCTCGCGGGCTGA